In the Neofelis nebulosa isolate mNeoNeb1 chromosome 11, mNeoNeb1.pri, whole genome shotgun sequence genome, one interval contains:
- the SRRD gene encoding SRR1-like protein, which translates to MAAAALEPWQAAAPRRKRRSAARRPRGREAAAGGLDAEPETDGRVVLRRIREAREDLLLSDFWSLALETINGCLTKHLEQLKAPVGTLSEVFGNLHLDSSPDESDAAPGSLPGETVVPGTCRLKCVCYGLGNFATCVMARNQLTFLLLFLEKCQIPRRHCWVYDPVFSQLEIAVLNSLGVIVLSENEEGRRSVWGEPTVFYMPHCGTALYNNVLWSNWSVDALSKMVVIGNSFRGLEERLLARILQKNYPYVAKVMQGLEELGLPETPQYADVFNDTSVHWFPVQKLEQLPTDTWAFREEPDYGDCEDLEIIRNETRGPSAADLKSP; encoded by the exons ATGGCGGCGGCGGCGTTGGAGCCCTGGCAGGCTGCTGCCCCGCGCAGGAAAAGGCGCTCGGCGGCGCGGCGTCCGCGAGGGagggaggcggcggcggggggcCTGGACGCCGAACCAGAGACGGACGGCCGAGTCGTGCTTCGTCGCATCCGGGAGGCCCG ggAGGACCTGCTTCTCTCTGATTTCTGGAGTCTGGCCCTAG AAACCATCAACGGCTGTCTGACGAAACATCTGGAACAACTGAAGGCCCCAGTGGGGACTCTCTCGGAAGTCTTTGGAAACCTGCATCTCGACTCCTCGCCAGATGAGTCGGATGCggcccccggctccctcccggGAGAGACCGTGGTGCCGGGAACCTGCCGTCTGAAGTGTGTATGCTACGGCCTTGGGAACTTTGCCACCTGCGTCATGGCTAGAAACCAGCTAAcgtttttgcttctcttcctggAAAAGTGCCAG ATTCCCAGAAGGCACTGCTGGGTGTACGACCCTGTGTTTAGCCAACTAGAAATTGCAGTTCTGAATAGCCTCGGTGTGATTGTCCTCAGTGAGAacgag GAGGGAAGACGCAGCGTGTGGGGCGAGCCCACCGTCTTTTACATGCCCCACTGCGGGACGGCCCTGTACAACAACGTCCTGTGGAGCAACTGGTCGGTAGATGCCCTTTCCAAGATGGTCGTCATCGGGAACAGCTTCAGGGGCCTTGAGGAAAG gTTGCTGGCAAGGATTCTGCAGAAAAATTATCCCTACGTTGCAAAG GTTATGCAGGGACTGGAGGAGCTTGGGCTGCCGGAGACGCCACAGTACGCGGACGTATTCAACGACACCTCCGTCCACTGGTTCCCTGTACAGAAGCTGGAACAGCTCCCCACGGACACGTGGGCATTTCGGGAAGAACCAGACTATGGGGACTGTGAGGACCTTGAAATCATCAGGAACGAGACAAGAGGTCCTTCGGCTGCTGACCTGAAGTCGCCATGA
- the TFIP11 gene encoding tuftelin-interacting protein 11 isoform X2 has product MSLSHLYRDGEGHMDDDEDERENFEITDWDLQNEFNPNRQRHWQTKEEATYGVWAERDSDEERPSFGGKRARDYSAPVNFISAGLKKGAAEEAELEDSDDEEKPVKQDDFPKDFGPKKLKTGGNFKPSQKGFAGGTKSFMDFGSWERHTKGIGQKLLQKMGYVPGRGLGKNAQGIINPIEARQRKGKGAVGAYGSERTTQSLQDFPVVDSEEEAEEEFQKELSQWRKDPSGSKKKPKYSYKTVEELKAKGRISKKLAAPQKELSQVIDMTGREQKVYYSYSQISHKHSVPDDGLPPQSQPLPLPGKEAKAPGFALPELEHNLQLLIDLTEQEIIQSDRQLQYERDMVVNLSHELEKMSEVLEHEERVIANLSKVLEMVEECERRMQPSCGDPLTLDECARVFETLQDKYYEEYRMSDRVDLAVAIVYPLVKEYFKEWDPLKDCAYGTEVISRWKSLLENDQLLSHGGQDLSADAFHRLIWEVWMPFVRNIVTQWQPRNCDPMVDFLDSWVHIIPVWILDNILDQLIFPKLQKEVENWNPLTDTVPIHSWVHPWLPLMQARLEPLYSPIRSKLSSALQKWHPSDSSAKLILQPWKDVFTPGSWEAFMVKNIVPKLGMCLGELVINPHQQHMDAFYWVIDWEGMISVSSLVGLLEKHFFPKWLQVLCSWLSNSPNYEEITKWYLGWKSMFSDQVLAHPSVKDKFNEALDIMNRAVSSNVGAYMQPGARENIAYLTHTERRKDFQYEAMQERREAENMAQRGIGVAASSVPMNFKDLIETKAEEHNIVFMPVIGKRHEGKQLYTFGRIVIYIDRGVVFVQGEKTWVPTSLQSLIDMAK; this is encoded by the exons GGCCCGAGACTACTCCGCACCAGTCAACTTCATCAGCGCCGGCCTCAAGAAAGGGGCAGCAGAGGAGGCGGAGCTGGAAGATTCCGATGACGAGGAGAAGCCTGTTAAGCAGGATGACTTTCCTAAGGATTTCGGACCCAAGAAGTTAAAGACG ggTGGCAATTTTAAACCCAGCCAGAAAGGCTTTGCAGGAGGAACCAAGTCTTTCATGGATTTTGGCAGCTGGGAAAGACACACCAAGGGAATTGGACAGAAGCTTCTGCAGAAGATGGGCTACGTCCCTGGAAGGGGGCTCGGGAAGAATGCACAAG GTATCATTAACCCAATcgaagccagacagagaaagggcaAAGGTGCCGTGGGCGCTTACGGCTCTGAGCGTACCACTCAGTCCCTGCAAGACTTCCCCGTGGTTGACTCAGAAGAAGAAGCGGAAGAG GAGTTTCAGAAGGAGCTGAGCCAGTGGAGGAAAGACCCCAGCGGAAGCAAGAAGAAGCCCAAATACTCTTACAAGACGGTGGAGGAGCTGAAAGCCAAGGGCAGGATCAGCAAGAAGCTCGCCGCCCCCCAGAAGGAGCTTTCTCAG GTCATCGACATGACCGGCCGGGAGCAGAAGGTCTACTACAGCTACAGCCAGATCAGCCACAAGCACAGCGTCCCCGACGACGGGCTGCCGCCGCAGTCCCAGCCGCTGCCGCTGCCCGGCAAAGAGGCCAAGGCGCCGGGCTTCGCGCTGCCCGAGCTGGAGCACAACCTGCAGCTACTCATTGACCTTACGGAGCAGGAGATCATCCAGAGTGACCGGCAGCTGCAGTACGAGCGCGACATGGTGGTCAACCTGTCGCACGAGCTGGAGAAGATGTCGGAGGTCCTGGAGCACGAGGAGCGGGTCATCGCCAACCTCAGCAAGGTCCTGGAGATGGTGGAGGAGTGCGAGCGGCGCATGCAGCCCTCCTGTGGCGACCCCCTCACCCTGGACGAGTGCGCCCGCGTCTTTGAGACCCTGCAGGACAAGTACTACGAGGAGTACCGGATGTCCGACCGTGTGGACCTGGCTGTGGCCATCGTCTACCCGCTCGTGAAGGAGTACTTTAAGGAGTGGGACCCGCTCAAG GACTGCGCGTACGGCACGGAGGTCATCTCCAGGTGGAAGAGCCTCCTTGAGAATGACCAGCTCTTATCTCACGGTGGGCAGGACCTCTCGGCAGACGCCTTTCACAG GCTGATATGGGAAGTCTGGATGCCATTTGTTCGAAATATCGTCACTCAATGGCAGCCGAGGAACTGTGACCCGATGGTGGACTTCTTGGACAGCTGGGTGCACATTATTCCCGTGTGGATCTTAGATAACATACTGGACCAGCTCATCTTCCCCAAGCTGCAGAAGGAG GTGGAAAACTGGAACCCGCTGACGGACACCGTGCCCATCCACTCGTGGGTCCACCCGTGGCTGCCCCTCATGCAGGCGCGCCTGGAGCCGCTCTACTCCCCCATCCGCAGCAAGCTGTCCAGCGCCCTGCAGAAGTGGCACCCCAGCGACTCCTCGGCCAAGCTCATCCTCCAGCCCTGGAAAGACGTCTTCACCCCTGGCTCCTGGGAGGCATTCATGGTCAAGAACATAGTGCCCAAGCTGG GGATGTGTCTTGGGGAATTAGTCATTAACCCTCACCAGCAGCACATGGATGCTTTTTACTGGGTCATCGACTGGGAAGGGATGATCTCCGTCTCCAGCCTGGTGGGGCTTCTCGAAAAGCACTTCTTCCCCAAGTGGCTTCAG GTGCTGTGCTCTTGGCTTAGTAACAGCCCAAATTACGAGGAGATCACCAAGTGGTACCTGGGTTGGAAGTCCATGTTCTCAGATCAAGTGCTGGCACACCCATCCGTCAAGGACAAATTCAACGAAGCGCTCGATATCATGAACAGGGCAGTGTCCTCCAACGTTG GTGCCTACATGCAGCCTGGGGCACGGGAGAACATTGCCTACCTCACCCACACGGAGAGGAGGAAGGACTTCCAGTACGAGGCCATGCAGGAGCGACGAGAGGCTGAGAACATGGCCCAGAGGGGCATCGGCGTGGCCGCCAGCTCCGTGCCCATGAACTTCAAGGACCTCATTGAGACCAAGGCCGAGGAGCACAACATCGTCTTTATGCCGGTCATCGGGAAGCGACACGAAGGGAAGCAGCTCTACACGTTTGGCCGCATCGTCATCTACATCGACCGCGGGGTAGTGTTTGTCCAGGGCGAGAAGACCTGGGTGCCCACCTCCCTGCAGAGCCTGATTGACATGGCCAAGTAG
- the TFIP11 gene encoding tuftelin-interacting protein 11 isoform X1, with protein sequence MSLSHLYRDGEGHMDDDEDERENFEITDWDLQNEFNPNRQRHWQTKEEATYGVWAERDSDEERPSFGGKRARDYSAPVNFISAGLKKGAAEEAELEDSDDEEKPVKQDDFPKDFGPKKLKTGGNFKPSQKGFAGGTKSFMDFGSWERHTKGIGQKLLQKMGYVPGRGLGKNAQGIINPIEARQRKGKGAVGAYGSERTTQSLQDFPVVDSEEEAEEEFQKELSQWRKDPSGSKKKPKYSYKTVEELKAKGRISKKLAAPQKELSQVKVIDMTGREQKVYYSYSQISHKHSVPDDGLPPQSQPLPLPGKEAKAPGFALPELEHNLQLLIDLTEQEIIQSDRQLQYERDMVVNLSHELEKMSEVLEHEERVIANLSKVLEMVEECERRMQPSCGDPLTLDECARVFETLQDKYYEEYRMSDRVDLAVAIVYPLVKEYFKEWDPLKDCAYGTEVISRWKSLLENDQLLSHGGQDLSADAFHRLIWEVWMPFVRNIVTQWQPRNCDPMVDFLDSWVHIIPVWILDNILDQLIFPKLQKEVENWNPLTDTVPIHSWVHPWLPLMQARLEPLYSPIRSKLSSALQKWHPSDSSAKLILQPWKDVFTPGSWEAFMVKNIVPKLGMCLGELVINPHQQHMDAFYWVIDWEGMISVSSLVGLLEKHFFPKWLQVLCSWLSNSPNYEEITKWYLGWKSMFSDQVLAHPSVKDKFNEALDIMNRAVSSNVGAYMQPGARENIAYLTHTERRKDFQYEAMQERREAENMAQRGIGVAASSVPMNFKDLIETKAEEHNIVFMPVIGKRHEGKQLYTFGRIVIYIDRGVVFVQGEKTWVPTSLQSLIDMAK encoded by the exons GGCCCGAGACTACTCCGCACCAGTCAACTTCATCAGCGCCGGCCTCAAGAAAGGGGCAGCAGAGGAGGCGGAGCTGGAAGATTCCGATGACGAGGAGAAGCCTGTTAAGCAGGATGACTTTCCTAAGGATTTCGGACCCAAGAAGTTAAAGACG ggTGGCAATTTTAAACCCAGCCAGAAAGGCTTTGCAGGAGGAACCAAGTCTTTCATGGATTTTGGCAGCTGGGAAAGACACACCAAGGGAATTGGACAGAAGCTTCTGCAGAAGATGGGCTACGTCCCTGGAAGGGGGCTCGGGAAGAATGCACAAG GTATCATTAACCCAATcgaagccagacagagaaagggcaAAGGTGCCGTGGGCGCTTACGGCTCTGAGCGTACCACTCAGTCCCTGCAAGACTTCCCCGTGGTTGACTCAGAAGAAGAAGCGGAAGAG GAGTTTCAGAAGGAGCTGAGCCAGTGGAGGAAAGACCCCAGCGGAAGCAAGAAGAAGCCCAAATACTCTTACAAGACGGTGGAGGAGCTGAAAGCCAAGGGCAGGATCAGCAAGAAGCTCGCCGCCCCCCAGAAGGAGCTTTCTCAGGTCAAG GTCATCGACATGACCGGCCGGGAGCAGAAGGTCTACTACAGCTACAGCCAGATCAGCCACAAGCACAGCGTCCCCGACGACGGGCTGCCGCCGCAGTCCCAGCCGCTGCCGCTGCCCGGCAAAGAGGCCAAGGCGCCGGGCTTCGCGCTGCCCGAGCTGGAGCACAACCTGCAGCTACTCATTGACCTTACGGAGCAGGAGATCATCCAGAGTGACCGGCAGCTGCAGTACGAGCGCGACATGGTGGTCAACCTGTCGCACGAGCTGGAGAAGATGTCGGAGGTCCTGGAGCACGAGGAGCGGGTCATCGCCAACCTCAGCAAGGTCCTGGAGATGGTGGAGGAGTGCGAGCGGCGCATGCAGCCCTCCTGTGGCGACCCCCTCACCCTGGACGAGTGCGCCCGCGTCTTTGAGACCCTGCAGGACAAGTACTACGAGGAGTACCGGATGTCCGACCGTGTGGACCTGGCTGTGGCCATCGTCTACCCGCTCGTGAAGGAGTACTTTAAGGAGTGGGACCCGCTCAAG GACTGCGCGTACGGCACGGAGGTCATCTCCAGGTGGAAGAGCCTCCTTGAGAATGACCAGCTCTTATCTCACGGTGGGCAGGACCTCTCGGCAGACGCCTTTCACAG GCTGATATGGGAAGTCTGGATGCCATTTGTTCGAAATATCGTCACTCAATGGCAGCCGAGGAACTGTGACCCGATGGTGGACTTCTTGGACAGCTGGGTGCACATTATTCCCGTGTGGATCTTAGATAACATACTGGACCAGCTCATCTTCCCCAAGCTGCAGAAGGAG GTGGAAAACTGGAACCCGCTGACGGACACCGTGCCCATCCACTCGTGGGTCCACCCGTGGCTGCCCCTCATGCAGGCGCGCCTGGAGCCGCTCTACTCCCCCATCCGCAGCAAGCTGTCCAGCGCCCTGCAGAAGTGGCACCCCAGCGACTCCTCGGCCAAGCTCATCCTCCAGCCCTGGAAAGACGTCTTCACCCCTGGCTCCTGGGAGGCATTCATGGTCAAGAACATAGTGCCCAAGCTGG GGATGTGTCTTGGGGAATTAGTCATTAACCCTCACCAGCAGCACATGGATGCTTTTTACTGGGTCATCGACTGGGAAGGGATGATCTCCGTCTCCAGCCTGGTGGGGCTTCTCGAAAAGCACTTCTTCCCCAAGTGGCTTCAG GTGCTGTGCTCTTGGCTTAGTAACAGCCCAAATTACGAGGAGATCACCAAGTGGTACCTGGGTTGGAAGTCCATGTTCTCAGATCAAGTGCTGGCACACCCATCCGTCAAGGACAAATTCAACGAAGCGCTCGATATCATGAACAGGGCAGTGTCCTCCAACGTTG GTGCCTACATGCAGCCTGGGGCACGGGAGAACATTGCCTACCTCACCCACACGGAGAGGAGGAAGGACTTCCAGTACGAGGCCATGCAGGAGCGACGAGAGGCTGAGAACATGGCCCAGAGGGGCATCGGCGTGGCCGCCAGCTCCGTGCCCATGAACTTCAAGGACCTCATTGAGACCAAGGCCGAGGAGCACAACATCGTCTTTATGCCGGTCATCGGGAAGCGACACGAAGGGAAGCAGCTCTACACGTTTGGCCGCATCGTCATCTACATCGACCGCGGGGTAGTGTTTGTCCAGGGCGAGAAGACCTGGGTGCCCACCTCCCTGCAGAGCCTGATTGACATGGCCAAGTAG